The genomic segment GGATGTGTTCAGCGGAATCACGTAGCAGTTACCCAGTTGCAAGTCAAGATACGCCGTCAAAagctattttgaaaacaagttttgaatTAAGCGCAGCCTTTGATTATTAGAACACAGTTCTACAAGGACTAAGAAGGAAGCTCAAAAAGCTGGAGATCATGCACAGCTAGTATCAAAGCGATGCTTTCAGGAACTGTCTAGTGCAAGAACTTAGCTATTACCACTTCTGCAAACAAAGTGGTTACAGCTATGGTTTACAACAGGACTTTTGTACAGAAGTGAGAGCTGACTACAAATGCCATTTCTATCATAATTCTAAATGAGTACTGTTTGTATTAATACAGAGAAAGTATTTGGGAGTATGCTCTCGTAACTGAAGAAGTCCAATTAAGCACCGTGCAAACAAAAGGTATCCAACTGCTGCTAAGCAATCACTCCCTGTaaacagttcttcagaaaaagtatTAGTGTCTAGAAAGTCACATCAGCATTACCACTGAGCACAAGAACTGCAGAGActaaaattatcaaaatatcCACTTGTTTTATTATGACTTTGTATAGCACTTAGCCAGAATCAACTGAAGTTCTTAAGTTGCCCGAATCCTTTAAGTTATAGCCAAGATTCTGTCAAGACAACACAGATAAAAGCTGCAAATACTGCAAACACAGGTAGCACAGCTTGGCTGCGTGGCATTCCATGCTACTGTGAAAGGCAGCACGTATAGAGGTCAGTTCTAGTGTCTTTACCCTGATTATACTTGCATTGCCAAGGTTTGATTTACAACCAGCCTACGAGAGCTTTTACAGCTGACTAAGGGTAACTGTTAATACTATCTGCGcaacttttttattaaagtcAAATTAAAACCACCCTCTCATCTTTGCTTTAGAGAAACAACATGTAACTAACACAGCATTTTCAAGTTCTAGGTTTCAGCCACTTGAAGTGATTTTTCAATTCACTTATCCAAGGCCCACACTTGTTTGGAATTCTACATTTTGCTGTAACACAGTTTGGCAGAATCTTAGACTGAATCCTCAGTTCCCAATTTCTTGGCTCATATTTACAGTGTTCTCCTACCCTCACCTTCATTTACACACGATTCGTGACCAAACAGCAAGTGTCACTTCCAGACATCCTACGGGCAACAATATTTAAAGTTGCATAGCACCGAGATGCATTGTTTTGAGAAACGATCCAGTCAGAGTCACTGTGGGTATGAACTCCTCTAACATTCTTGTAACACTCCTCCCTTGCAGAAGTTAAGTCTACTATTATAGAGTTGAAAGGGTCAGATTTCCCACGCTTAAACCCATCCCCAGAGAGAAGCTTGCATTGACAGTAAGCTTTAAAGGTCTCAAGAATTAAAACCCTGGAGCTGTTATGATTACCATCCGCTCCACAGTTTCCCAGTGAGCAACAAGACTACTTATTTCTTATTGCTTCACCTATACTCACCCTATCAAAGTCATGAACGATTGCTGCTGGATCACTGTCCGAGAACTTTGGAACGGGCACATCAATGATGGCTATGTTATCATCTTCTCGAATGTCAGCTTCTTCAGCAATAGGGAGGAAATAAGGTTCTACCGCACGATCAcgattttcattttcaaagtaacaCATTTCACCACGGTACACCTTATGCTGAAAGTAAGAGCAAAGCtagttatttttacagcaaacgttgctttaaaactgtatttctaaCACTTACGCTATGACGAAACACAGGTCTGTCACACCTGGAGCTTTTATAAGGGACATAGCAGTCTTCATGTCCCAGTCATTGAAAGTTTTCTATTATAGTGGTAATCCATTtataattacactttttttactCAGtgaagcttaaagaaaaaagaactttcaCATTACTTTAGGCATGAAGTACTTGTAGATGCAGGCTCCACCGACAACAACTCCTGCCAAGATGAACGCTAGACCCAGCAGAGTCAACAGACATCTTCCAGATGAGTTTTCACCTCCATGTGTGGCAACTTCTGGATCCTTTAAATAAAGAGGGATGAGAACTTAGAAAGTGTAGCTGCTCTGAATTTAAAGTAAGCTGTTA from the Gymnogyps californianus isolate 813 chromosome 9, ASM1813914v2, whole genome shotgun sequence genome contains:
- the ITM2A gene encoding integral membrane protein 2A isoform X1, which codes for MVKIAFNSPFAQKDEPKKEAAEALVADKDPEVATHGGENSSGRCLLTLLGLAFILAGVVVGGACIYKYFMPKHKVYRGEMCYFENENRDRAVEPYFLPIAEEADIREDDNIAIIDVPVPKFSDSDPAAIVHDFDRLLTAYLDLQLGNCYVIPLNTSIVMPPRNLMDLFAKLATGSYLPQTYLVREEMVVTEEIDNVSDLGIFIYQLCVGKETFRLQRRDQIMGLQKRSVENCHSIRHFENSFVVETKICQQ